A genomic segment from Saccharomyces eubayanus strain FM1318 chromosome IX, whole genome shotgun sequence encodes:
- the FIS1 gene encoding Fis1p, which produces MTKIDFWPTLKDAYEPLYPQQLEILRQQVVSEGGPTATIQSRFNYSWGLIKSTDVNDERLGVKILTDIYKEAESRRRECLYYLTIGCYKLGEYSMAKRYVDTLFEHERNNKQVAALKSMVEDKIQKETLKGVVVAGGVLAGAVAVASFFLRNKRR; this is translated from the coding sequence ATGACGAAGATCGATTTCTGGCCCACGCTGAAGGACGCATACGAACCGCTGTACCCCCAGCAACTGGAAATACTGCGCCAGCAGGTGGTCTCCGAGGGGGGGCCCACGGCGACTATCCAGTCAAGGTTCAACTACTCATGGGGCCTGATCAAGTCCACGGACGTGAATGACGAACGGCTCGGCGTGAAGATCCTCACGGATATCTACAAGGAGGCCGAGTCCCGCAGACGGGAGTGCTTGTACTACCTGACGATCGGCTGCTACAAGCTGGGCGAGTACTCTATGGCCAAGCGATACGTAGACACTCTCTTCGAACACGAGCGTAACAACAAGCAGGTGGCTGCGTTGAAAAGCATGGTTGAGGACAAGATTCAGAAGGAAACCCTCAAGGGCGTCGTCGTCGCAGGAGGCGTGCTGGCAGGTGCTGTGGCCGTAGCCAGCTTCTTCCTGAGGAATAAAAGAAGGTAA
- the YRB2 gene encoding Yrb2p, whose amino-acid sequence MSESKIDSAVDEKTKVQQPAVKETIDELDKTPKRPREEAQDEEREETSEKPEPSNADEEKKKDDDDEQEASSHKKTKTDDAKVVDKQSSKDASKVEDEERKDKFVFGAASNFGTGFGVAKGDTKNEKTTNANSSSASNTTTKKPFAFGSGLSFGSGFSILKSKNDNDSENGKKVADDKGKVNSDSEQRAKTSEAPSDAARPLKLQKQDIKSGEESEECIYQVNAKLYQLSKIEEGWKERGVGVIKVNKSKKDEEKTRIVMRSRGILKVILNIQLVKGFTVQKGFTGSLQSEKFIRLLAVDDNGDPAQYAIKTGKKETTDELYNTIVKSVPK is encoded by the coding sequence ATGAGCGAGTCCAAGATTGATAGTGCAGTGGATGAAAAGACTAAGGTGCAGCAACCTGCGGTTAAAGAAACCATTGATGAACTAGATAAAACTCCCAAGAGACCAAGGGAAGAAGCACAGGATGAAGAGAGGGAAGAAACGAGTGAGAAACCAGAACCATCCAACGCTGatgaggaaaagaagaaggatgatgacgacgagCAAGAGGCGTCTTCgcacaaaaaaacaaagaccGACGATGCAAAAGTTGTTGACAAGCAATCATCTAAAGATGCTAGTAAggttgaagatgaagaaagaaaggatAAATTCGTGTTTGGTGCGGCATCCAATTTCGGAACTGGGTTCGGTGTCGCTAAGGGGGACACCAAGAACGAGAAAACAACCAACGCCAACTCTTCATCGGCGTCCAATACAACTACAAAGAAGCCATTTGCATTTGGTTCAGGTTTGTCGTTTGGCAGCGGCTTCAGCATATTGAAAAGCAAGAACGACAATGACAGCGAAAACGGAAAGAAAGTTGCTGACGATAAGGGAAAAGTCAACAGCGACTCTGAGCAGCGGGCAAAGACGTCAGAAGCCCCAAGCGACGCAGCAAGACCTCTCAAACTGCAAAAGCAAGATATCAAATCCGGCGAAGAGTCAGAGGAGTGCATATACCAAGTCAACGCTAAACTGTACCAGCTCTCCAAGATAGAAGAAGGCTGGAAGGAAAGAGGCGTTGGTGTAATTAAAGTTAACAAAAGTAAaaaggatgaagaaaagacccGTATAGTCATGAGATCTCGTGGTATCTTGAAAGTCATTTTGAACATTCAATTGGTCAAAGGGTTCACCGTGCAAAAGGGATTCACCGGTTCGTTGCAAAGCGAGAAATTCATAAGATTGTTGGCCGTGGACGACAACGGCGACCCTGCACAATATGCCATCAAGACTGGTAAAAAGGAGACCACAGACGAATTGTACAACACTATAGTCAAGTCTGTTCCTAAataa
- the ARC15 gene encoding Arc15p, whose translation MEADWRRIDIDAFDPESGRLTAADLVPPYPTIVTLQELQPRMNQLRSLATSGDSTGAVQLLTTDPPYSADAATKEQYFVSVLEALTQVRQADIGNVVKALNDSQKDVLVKYLYKGMSVPQGQKQGGVLLAWLEKITQVSGVTPIVHYISDRRTV comes from the coding sequence ATGGAAGCTGACTGGAGGAGAATTGATATCGATGCGTTTGACCCGGAAAGCGGTAGGTTGACTGCTGCTGATCTGGTGCCACCATACCCAACCATCGTTACACTACAAGAATTACAGCCTCGAATGAATCAATTGCGTTCGCTGGCCACGAGCGGTGACTCTACGGGGGCCGTCCAATTACTCACAACCGACCCTCCATACAGTGCGGACGCTGCGACAAAGGAACAATATTTCGTGAGCGTGCTTGAAGCATTGACACAGGTCAGACAGGCCGATATTGGTAACGTAGTCAAGGCTTTGAACGACTCCCAGAAGGACGTATTGGTGAAGTACCTTTATAAGGGGATGTCCGTACCTCAGGGCCAGAAACAGGGTGGTGTCTTGCTTGCTTGGTTGGAAAAAATTACCCAAGTCAGCGGTGTCACGCCCATCGTTCATTATATATCGGATAGAAGAACCGTATGA
- the SNP1 gene encoding U1 snRNP complex subunit SNP1: protein MSYNLSKYPDDVSRLFRPKPPLPYKRLTDYPYAKRQTNPNITGVANLLSTPLRNYMEEFPQGTPNNHLQEYEEVKLAKTKNSQLINQRLQGWDPNADPHIKDTDPYKTIFIGRLPYDLNEIELQKHFAKFGEIEKIRIVKDKITQQNKGYAFIVFKDPISSKMAFKEIGVHRGIQIKDRVCIVDIERGRTVKYFKPRRLGGGLGGRGYSHRENRIPGRFATATAPTPMERIHAPRPPRREPSSSTYTPDRYTSVTADTRYHAHRPLLAATAPTPIPAVTSVYKSRNSRTRESQPAAKEVPDY from the coding sequence ATGAGTTACAATTTATCCAAGTATCCCGACGACGTGTCGAGACTTTTCAGACCTAAGCCGCCCTTGCCCTACAAGAGGCTAACGGATTACCCATACGCCAAGAGGCAAACAAACCCAAATATCACTGGCGTTGCCAATTTGTTGTCCACCCCTTTGAGAAACTATATGGAAGAGTTTCCACAAGGCACCCCCAACAACCACCTACAAGAGTACGAAGAAGTCAAACTCGCCAAGACCAAAAACTCCCAACTGATAAATCAGAGATTGCAAGGTTGGGACCCGAACGCAGACCCTCATATCAAGGACACGGATCCCTACAAAACGATATTCATTGGAAGATTGCCGTACGACCTCAACGAAATCGAACTGCAAAAGCATTTCGCCAAGTTTGGAGAAATTGAGAAAATCAGAATAGTCAAGGACAAGATCACTCAGCAAAACAAAGGCTATGCCTTCATAGTATTCAAGGACCCCATCAGCAGCAAGATGGCTTTCAAGGAAATCGGCGTGCACAGGGGCAtccaaatcaaagacaGGGTCTGCATAGTCGATATAGAAAGAGGTAGAACCGTCAAGTACTTCAAGCCAAGAAGGTTGGGCGGTGGCCTCGGTGGGAGAGGCTACTCTCACAGAGAGAACAGAATCCCAGGAAGATTTGCGACCGCAACCGCCCCCACTCCCATGGAGAGAATCCACGCTCCCAGGCCGCCACGCAGGGAGCCTTCTTCCTCCACGTACACTCCGGATAGATACACCAGTGTCACCGCAGACACAAGATATCACGCCCACCGGCCCCTGCTTGCCGCAACAGCCCCAACCCCCATTCCCGCGGTCACCTCGGTATACAAGTCCAGAAActcaagaacaagagaGTCCCAGCCAGCTGCCAAAGAAGTACCAGACTATTGA
- the RGI2 gene encoding Rgi2p, with translation MVKKDKKAKGPKMSTITTKSGESLKVFEDLHDFGTYLKNETEDQEFDHVHCQLKYYPPFVLHDAHDDPEKIKETANSHSKKFVRHLHQHVEKHLLMDIKTAINKPELKFHDKKKQESFDKIIWNYGEETELNAKKFKVSVEVTCNHDGAMVDVDYKTEPVQPLI, from the coding sequence ATGgtgaaaaaagacaagaaggCAAAGGGCCCAAAGATGTCCACTATTACCACCAAAAGCGGCGAGTCTCTGAAGGTTTTTGAGGATCTGCACGATTTTGGAACctacttgaaaaatgagaCGGAGGACCAGGAGTTCGACCATGTCCACTGCCAATTGAAGTACTATCCGCCATTTGTGTTGCATGACGCGCATGACGACCCTGAGAAGATCAAGGAGACTGCCAATTCGCACTCCAAGAAGTTCGTGCGCCATCTCCACCAGCATGTGGAGAAGCACCTGCTCATGGACATCAAGACTGCCATCAACAAGCCCGAATTGAAGTTCCAcgacaagaagaagcagGAGTCGTTTGACAAGATCATCTGGAATTATGGCGAAGAAACAGAGCTGAACGCCAAGAAATTCAAGGTCTCGGTCGAAGTCACGTGCAACCACGACGGTGCCATGGTGGACGTGGACTACAAGACAGAGCCCGTGCAACCCCTGATCTAG